One window of Fusarium keratoplasticum isolate Fu6.1 chromosome 2, whole genome shotgun sequence genomic DNA carries:
- a CDS encoding Glyco-transf-28 domain-containing protein, with protein MNSRAIKYLSLLPSLKPNQIDKPPETPPAFQPPHPQDSDREPFPVRLNIVIQVVGSRGDVQPFVALGNELQKCGHQVRLATHTVFESFVRDAGLGFYPIGGDPAELMAYMVRNPGLIPSMKSLQAGDIQKKRTMMADILQGCWLSCISPDPISAVPFVADAIIANPPSFAHVHIMFTMPWTSTAAFPHPLVNIKLGQGTSSEPSIVNYFSYGVVEFLTWQGESIDLEHIAFSEGPCLIEKLKTPITYCWSPALVPKPADWGSNIDVCGFFFREPPDYTPAPELDEFLQSGPPPVYIGFGSIVLDDPQRMSEIILEAVRITGTRALISRGWSKLDGPASSNVMFLGDCPHEWLFQHVAAVVHHGGAGTTACGLLNGRPTTIVPFFGDQPFWGNMVAAAGAGPEPIPQKSLTVDNLADAIRFCLTQEAADSAAKIADKMRSEMGVKAAVASFHNHLPRDELECDIIKGQPAVWTCSKKNRRLKLSKPAGEILSSHLKIDAGSFEMYESHRTVMETRRWDPFSGTIAAAIGVSADLAKSAADTVVKPVKTYQQRNTLDQEHHLDPVDSSGGTALQNLDASRAKSSRGCISTTKSVSTVSAQSMSTFLKHFLNGLVIIPFAFTEGFRSVPLLYGEELRDYGEIYDWKSGITFGAKAVVFGVVDGVGGLFILPYEGAKKQGVVFTATIGSATYPLQGIYKSIWRLANSRTRRAIQNARLAEGKYLADKGRKMGVSDKAIMDTFDAMMARELRT; from the exons ATGAACTCGCGGGCGATCAAATacctttcccttcttccaagCTTGAAGCCAAACCAGATAGACAAACCCCCGGAGACTCCCCCGGCCTTCCAACCACCTCATCCGCAAGACAGCGACCGAGAACCCTTCCCAGTGAGACTCAACATCGTCATTCAGGTCGTCGGAAGCCGCGGAGATGTTCAGCCGTTCGTAGCACTGGGGAACGAGTTACAGAAATGCGGACATCAAGTTCGGCTCGCGACACATACCGTGTTTGAATCCTTCGTGCGCgatgctggccttggcttctaCCCCATTGGGGGCGATCCGGCCGAGTTGATGGCATATATGGTGCGCAATCCAGGGCTTATACCCAGTATGAAGAGTCTTCAGGCGGGTGATATACAGAAGAAACGGACAATGATGGCCGATATCCTGCAGGGGTGTTGGCTATCTTGCATCAGCCCCGACCCGATATCTGCAGTCCCCTTTGTGGCAGATGCTATCATTGCCAATCCTCCCAGCTTTGCTCATGTCCACATCATGTTCACCATGCCCTGGACGAGTACGGCAGCATTCCCTCACCCGCTCGTCAATATCAAACTCGGCCAAGGAACCAGCTCTGAGCCTTCTATTGTCAACTATTTCTCATACGGTGTGGTTGAGTTCCTCACATGGCAAGG GGAGAGCATAGATCTGGAGCACATTGCCTTTTCGGAAGGACCCTGTCTAATCGAGAAGCTAAAGACACCTATCACGTACTGCTGGTCTCCTGCGCTGGTGCCAAAGCCCGCAGACTGGGGTTCCAATATCG ACGTATgcggcttcttctttcgcGAACCGCCGGACTACACGCCAGCCCCAGAGCTCGACGAGTTCTTACAATCTGGGCCACCGCCCGTGTATATTGGTTTTGGCAGCATCGTGTTAGACGATCCGCAACGCATGTCTGAGATCATCCTCGAAGCAGTTCGAATCACAGGCACCCGAGCCCTTATCTCGAGAGGATGGAGCAAGTTGGATGGCCCCGCATCAAGCAACGTCATGTTTCTGGGCGATTGTCCCCATGAGTGGCTTTTTCAACACGTAGCTGCCGTTGTCCAtcatggaggagctgggaCAACTGCGTGTGGATTATTGAATGGGCGGCCGACTACAATCGTGCCCTTTTTTGGCGA CCAGCCATTTTGGGGCAACATGGTGGCGGCTGCTGGGGCAGGCCCTGAACCGATCCCTCAGAAGTCCTTGACCGTTGACAATCTTGCCGATGCCATCCGCTTCTGCTTGACGCAAGAAGCTGCCGACTCGGCCGCCAAGATTGCAGACAAGATGCGATCCGAGATGGGCGTCAAGGCTGCTGTGGCATCCTTCCACAATCATCTTCCCAGAGACGAACTCGAGTGCGATATCATCAAGGGCCAACCCGCTGTGTGGACCTGctccaagaagaaccgcCGCCTTAAGCTTTCCAAACCGGCCGGAGAGATCCTTTCGAGCCATCTCAAGATTGATGCAGGAAGCTTTGAGAT GTACGAGAGCCACCGCACCGTCATGGAAACACGCCGATGGGACCCTTTCAGCGGCACTATAGCAGCTGCCATAGGAGTTAGTGCCGACTTGGCTAAGTCAGCTGCCGACACCGTCGTCAAGCCCGTGAAAACCTACCAGCAACGGAATACGCTAGATCAAGAACATCATTTGGATCCTGTAGATTCATCTGGGGGGACGGCGCTTCAAAATCTAGACGCGAGCAGAGCTAAGAGTTCGAGAGGATGCATCAGCACAACGAAATCTGTGTCTACGGTGTCAGCCCAGAGCATGTCAACATTCTTGAAGCATTTTTTGAACggcctcgtcatcatcccaTTCGCCTTCACTGAGGGTTTCCGGAGCGTACCGCTCTTATATGGCGAGGAACTCCGGGACTATGGCGAGATCTACGACTGGAAGTCAGGCATCACGTTCGGGGCCAAGGCCGTTGTCTTTGGCGTGGTTGACGGCGTTGGCGGTCTGTTCATCTTGCCCTACGAGGGTGCTAAGAAGCAAGGCGT GGTCTTCACTG CGACCATCGGTTCAGCCACTTACCCATTGCAGGGGATTTACAAGAGTATATGGCGTCTCGCCAACTCCAGGACTCGTCGGGCTATCCAAAACGCTCGGTTGGCTGAAGGCAAGTATTTGGCAGACAAAGGCCGCAAGATGGGCGTCAgtgacaaggccatcatggacacGTTtgacgccatgatggcgagggAACTTCGGACTTAG
- a CDS encoding JmjC domain-containing protein — protein sequence MAHKGTGMPMSQDATHAPQLPSPFADSFSADAHHLTGRPRSASSQLTPDVATSWGPSPTISTLCPLPSNPSSTDPEPPFSRSIKRPSHEPNDSTDYNSEVQDHLEGVTDGERETNARLTSRYVDPEDHPAYEELQTRIHQSHNDQDRWAACMRFHERYKILKEPLGKLGEEIEERKRQLEEAEASRGDKESNLDALVLLGTSFMQLECQRFSQVQQSYNEVRHKRPRNSDYPEQRDLQVSGQEWSDFFDNHTKASRDLQKCEKVLGYVGKRWGDDKIRYYGWATKTWATCRVLQSAAKAVPTWEEAGIKLNKLRNYRDRSMGTPITHGKRSISWKDLDNLRLWKGYGEFEMPSPPVRKKRGEDSGEDRILRYARLATGEFNGERLGFDKFGILVLKDSKFDEGPITLSAPPWGMAKSAEVGQEAEEQMGDTESLLGDQDEGCRNDVQDKATPITSIRGSARLAARQPPFYTNQCAPLKKPVSHRTRLRPDTDNHVVGDEEYGLALPAHENRRRRPKSSMADAITQTDRMPGEELNLEKARDLSSSSQGAELDRYCTDFQDSEEFKRRAVEELNEVGDKSCWGAESSRSCSHYLFRSCCPAIALGHGQVDAHFSTLDEAKELVDRMTPDVPIFTRCSNAGAWKPNLRPIVDYLTQMKTVPTKKRYVQKYSLDMKGESFTKVTQWALTSHFVREDCGANGLDLWNALELENHLEQRHVPEFLTNSNCNLLVDIGERAKEKTRVKKGRKGKKVEELPEKDPLHFALIADGGMNTYPHTDSHGYSTFLTVQEGELIFGWLSRPDDDTWNGWARNPRYYEGGRWCFVVMKPGDCVYLPSGTPHYVVRRKGTQTFILGGHVLQWSNLHGWASLLRRQIDNPTTTNEHMASETVRRYVEVAGGLVAEAMKSGDDRLEYLGGIEAAKQTRQVLKDLQEMIENKKTQTET from the exons ATGGCTCACAAGGGAACAGGCATGCCCATGTCTCAAGACGCTA CACATGCGCCTCAACTTCCGTCCCCCTTCGCCGATTCGTTCTCGGCCGATGCTCATCATCTGACTGGGCGCCCCCGGTCCGCAAGCTCTCAATTGACCCCCGATGTAGCGACTAGCTGGGGCCCATCACCGACAATTTCCACGCTTTGCCCACTACCTTCGAATCCATCATCCACCGATCCCGAACCGCCGTTCTCGCGCTCGATTAAGAGGCCGAGCCACGAGCCGAACGACTCGACTGATTATAATTCTGAGGTTCAAGACCATCTAGAGGGTGTTACCGATGGTGAAAGGGAGACGAACGCACGACTGACCAGTCGCTACGTTGACCCCGAGGATCATCCAGCCTACGAGGAACTCCAAACGAGGATACACCAATCACACAATGATCAAGATCGCTGGGCCGCATGCATGAGATTTCACGAACGATACAAAATTCTCAAAGAACCTTTAGGCAAGCTGGGTGAAGAGATCGAGGAAAGGAAACGAcagttggaggaggctgaagccAGTCGTGGCGATAAAGAATCCAACCTTGACGCCCTTGTCTTGCTCGGGACATCCTTCATGCAGCTAGAATGCCAGCGCTTTAGCCAGGTCCAGCAATCTTACAATGAGGTCAGACACAAACGACCAAGAAACTCCGACTACCCCGAGCAGCGCGATTTGCAGGTCTCAGGCCAAGAATGGAGCGACTTTTTTGACAATCACACCAAAGCTTCTCGGGATCTGCAAAAGTGCGAGAAGGTACTTGGTTATGTTGGTAAAAGATGGGGGGACGATAAAATTCGTTACTACGGCTGGGCGACCAAGACTTGGGCAACGTGTCGGGTGCTTCAAAGCGCTGCGAAGGCTGTCCCGACGTGGGAAGAAGCTGGTATTAAGCTGAATAAGCTGAGAAACTACCGCGACCGAAGTATGGGGACTCCAATTACACATGGAAAGAGGTCCATCTCTTGGAAAGACTTGGACAACTTGCGCTTGTGGAAAGGGTATGGCGAATTTGAGATGCCTTCTCCACCCgtcaggaagaagagaggggagGATTCTGGGGAGGATAGGATACTCCGTTACGCGAGGCTGGCAACGGGTGAGTTCAATGGCGAGCGCCTCGGCTTTGACAAGTTTggcatcttggtcttgaaggaTAGTAAATTTGACGAGGGTCCGATAACCCTTTCTGCACCACCATGGGGAATGGCGAAAAGCGCAGAggttggccaagaagctgaagaacAGATGGGTGACACGGAGTCATTACTCGGCGATCAAGATGAGGGCTGCAGGAATGATGTTCAGGATAAGGCAACCCCAATCACCTCAATTCGAGGTTCAGCCCGCTTGGCGGCACGTCAGCCACCATTCTACACCAACCAGTGTGCCCCTTTGAAGAAGCCTGTATCTCACCGGACGAGATTGAGGCCAGACACAGACAACCACGTGGTTGGCGACGAGGAATACGGTCTGGCCCTGCCGGCGCACGAAAACCGTCGCCGACGGCCCAAGAGCTCAATGGCCGACGCGATCACCCAAACTGACCGAATGCCAGGGGAGGAGCTCAACCTGGAAAAGGCGAGAGACCTGAGCAGCTCATCACAGGGTGCTGAGCTGGACAGATATTGTACCGACTTCCAGGACAGTGAAGAGTTCAAGAGACGGGCCGTTGAAGAACTCAACGAAGTAGGCGACAAATCGTGTTGGGGGGCCGAGAGCAGCAGATCCTGCAGCCATTACCTTTTCCGCAGCTGTTGTCCAGCCATTGCactcggccatggccaagTGGATGCCCATTTCAGCACGTTGGATGAGGCAAAAGAATTGGTCGACAGAATGACTCCAGATGTGCCCATCTTCACGCGGTGCAGCAACGCGGGTGCATGGAAGCCCAACCTACGCCCCATCGTGGATTATCTCACTCAGATGAAGACGGTTCCGACGAAGAAACGTTATGTTCAAAAGTATTCTCTTGATATGAAAGGAGAGTCTTTCACAAAGGTTACTCAATGGGCCCTTACCAGTCACTTTGTGAGGGAAGATTGTGGTGCTAATGGCCTCGATCTGTGGAATGCTTTGGAGTTGGAGAACCACCTTGAACAACGCCACGTGCCAGAGTTTTTGACGAACAGCAACTGTAATCTCCTTGTTGACATTGGGGAACGCGCAAAAGAGAAGACAAGGGTCAAGAAAGGgagaaagggaaaaaaggtaGAGGAGCTGCCAGAGAAAGATCCTCTGCATTTTGCCTTGATTGCCGACGGCGGGATGAATACCTACCCTCACACTGATAGCCATGGGTACTCAACCTTTCTCACTGTCCAAGAGGGTGAGCTAATTTTTGGCTGGCTCTCGCGccctgatgatgat ACTTGGAATGGATGGGCCCGCAACCCCCGGTATTATGAAGGGGGAAGATGGTGTTTTGTTGTTATGAAACCTGGAGACTGTGTATACCTTCCGTCTGGCACACCACACTACGTTGTTCGAAGGAAGGGAACCCAGACCTTCATCTTGGGTGGTCACGTCCTTCAGTGGTCCAACCTGCATGGTTGGGCCTCATTATTGCGCAGACAGATTGACAATCCAACAACTACGAATGAACATATGGCATCGGAAACGGTGAGGAGGTATGTTGAAGTCGCAGGTGGCTTGGTCGCAGAAGCCATGAAGTCTGGGGACGATCGGCTCGAGTATCTCGGGGGAATTGAGGCGGCGAAACAGACGCGCCAGGTGCTTAAG GATCTCCAAGAGATGATCGAGAACAAGAAGACACAGACAGAAACATGA
- a CDS encoding Fn3-like domain-containing protein has translation MHLLKIFDYSTLLAVASLAHPALGATSSSKAAPPEPEAWDKALSKARSFISKLTTDEKIGLVTGGYTQPSLPCVGAVGGIERLEFDGLCFSDGPAGYSRSDGVSVFASGITVAATWDRDLMYKRGVTLGEEFRAKGAHVHLGLSSGPLGRHALGGRNWESFRPDPYLAGVAMSSSVLGIQSVGVQACSKHFIGNEQETQRTSSTQGEDTIDAVSSNIDDRTLHELYLWPFADAVKAGTASIMCSYNRVNGNYSCANSKLMAILKEELAFPGYVVSDWYATHGTASHANAGLDMEMPGNVSVVAGPSYFGDLLLSAVKDGQVPESRLDDMAERVLTPYFLLGQDNNYPTVDPASGASFSMYQYGHKSQLLLNYAQVPARDVRGNHAKLIRKLGAAGTVLLKNVNGTLPLTNQKEIGVFGNDASYPTTGSVYLDYGQNPEGFEMGTVDIGGGSGTVRHTNLVTPLDAVRKHVEKMNGRVQVLLDNDELVDERFRTIYPVPDVCLLFLKAYASEGQDRRSIDLAWNANKAVENTAAVCPNTVVVVHGPGVVTMPWADNENVTAILSAHYPGEGTGNSIVDVLWGLAEPSGRLPYTAPKKLADYGKPIVNLSQPVTDPNAWQSDFDEGQLIDYRHFDANDIDPLFEFGFGLSYTQFNMSSRLTVKANSGLSSHADKSKGVAPGGLKALWTPVAKVTVEITNVGDSAGTAVPQLYVSLPTSKTPKGNPVRSLRGFEKVYLKPGKTQKVTFELKRRDLSFWDEEGKQWVIPEGTFTFAAGFSSRDLRAKAETSVF, from the exons ATGCATCTTCTCAAAATCTTCGATTATTCCACGCTCCTGGCGGTGGCCAGCTTGGCCCATCCAGCCTTGGGAGCTACTTCATCTTCCAAGGCAGCCCCTCCCGAACCCGAAGCCTGGGACAAAGCATTGAGCAAGGCCCGCAGTTTTATTTCTAAACTCACCACTGATGAGAAGATTGGACTTGTAACGGGAGGTTACACTCAGCCGTCTTTGCCCTGTGTTGGCGCTGTTGGGGGTATTGAACGGTTGGAGTTCGATGGACTTTGCTTCTCCGATGGCCCGGCTGGCTACTCCCGATCGGATGGCGTCAGCGTGTTTGCGTCTGGAATCACAGTTGCTGCAACCTGGGATAGGGATCTCATGTACAAGCGTGGCGTCACCCTCGGTGAAGAGTTTAGGGCGAAGGGCGCACACGTCCATCTTGG GCTTTCCTCAGGACCTCTGGGACGCCACGCCCTTGGCGGACGTAACTGGGAGAGCTTCAGGCCCGACCCCTATCTGGCGGGCGTTGCAATGAGCTCTTCAGTGCTGGGCATTCAGTCCGTCGGCGTTCAAGCATGTTCCAAGCACTTCATAGGCAACGAGCAGGAAACACAACGAACCTCAAGCACTCAAGGCGAGGATACAATCGACGCCGTTTCTTCCAACATTGACGATCGCACCCTTCATGAGCTCTACCTTTGGCCCTTTgccgatgccgtcaaggctgGGACGGCAAGCATCATGTGCTCTTACAACCGGGTCAACGGCAACTATTCTTGTGCCAATTCTAAGCTGATGGCTATTCTCAAAGAAGAGCTCGCGTTCCCCGGTTACGTCGTGTCAGACTGGTACGCGACACATGGAACAGCCAGCCACGCCAATGCCGGCCTCGATATGGAGATGCCAGGAAACGTCAGTGTCGTGGCTGGCCCTTCTTACTTCGGCGACTTGCTCCTGAGCGCCGTTAAGGATGGTCAAGTACCAGAATCTCGCCTTGACGACATGGCCGAGCGAGTCCTGACCCCATACTTCCTACTGGGCCAAGACAACAACTACCCTACCGTGGATCCCGCCAGTGGAGCTTCCTTCTCTATGTATCAGTACGGACACAAATCtcaacttctcctcaacTATGCACAAGTCCCAGCTCGCGATGTTCGTGGCAACCACGCCAAGCTGATTCGGAAACTTGGTGCCGCTGGGACAGTCTTGTTGAAGAACGTGAACGGCACCCTCCCTTTGACGAACCAAAAGGAAATCGGCGTATTTGGAAACGATGCTTCCTACCCAACAACTGGGTCCGTGTACCTTGATTACGGCCAGAACCCTGAAGGTTTCGAGATGGGAACAGTCGACATTGGCGGCGGTTCAGGTACTGTCAGACATACGAATCTGGTCACGCCACTGGACGCAGTTAGAAAGCACGTCGAGAAGATGAACGGTCGCGTCCAAGTCCTCCTGGACAACGATGAGCTTGTAGATGAACGTTTCAGAACCATCTATCCCGTACCGGATGTTTGCCTTCTTTTCTTGAAGGCGTACGCGTCGGAAGGCCAAGACAGACGGTCCATTGATCTTGCATGGAACGCGAACAAAGCTGTGGAAAACACGGCGGCAGTTTGTCCCAACACTGTGGTTGTCGTGCATGGGCCTGGAGTGGTCACGATGCCCTGGGCGGATAACGAGAACGTCACAGCCATCCTATCGGCGCATTACCCCGGCGAGGGAACGGGAAACTCAATCGTCGATGTTCTCTGGGGCCTTGCTGAGCCGTCTGGCCGTCTTCCTTACACGGCCCCAAAGAAACTTGCCGACTATGGGAAACCTATCGTCAACCTCAGTCAACCAGTGACGGACCCTAATGCCTGGCAATCAGACTTTGACGAGGGACAGTTGATTGACTACCGACATTTCGACGCGAACGACATTGACCCTCTCTTTGAATTTGGGTTCGGCCTTTCCTACACCCAGTTCAATATGTCGAGCCGTCTCACTGTCAAAGCCAACTCCGGACTTAGCTCTCATGccgacaagtccaagggaGTCGCTCCTGGTGGCTTAAAGGCCCTTTGGACGCCTGTGGCTAAGGTGACCGTTGAGATCACCAATGTGGGAGACTCGGCGGGCACTGCTGTGCCTCAGCTTTATGTCTCCTTGCCCACGAGCAAGACTCCGAAGGGCAACCCGGTGAGGTCGCTCAGGGGCTTTGAAAAGGTTTATCTCAAACCCGGTAAGACTCAAAAGGTAACATTTGAATTAAAGAGGAGAGACTTGAGTTTCTGGGACGAGGAAGGGAAGCAATGGGTGATCCCAGAGGGCACTTTTACCTTTGCAGCTGGCTTTAGTTCTAGGGACCTCAGGGCTAAAGCCGAGACCTCTGTCTTCTGA
- a CDS encoding Zn(2)-C6 fungal-type domain-containing protein: protein MDTTEQPTQRHNDTRRTHRKSRNGCLTCKQRRVKCDEGRPRCSKCTIGDRQCSYRNQKPETTTSRGSETPDTATLTLTTPRGSKPPEPRAKSGAFTAMDLGFLHHAECNLAEFMALQCDVRPIITLAVDNALTAPYLLDQLLALSALHQSVSDPSMASVYDQQATELQTRALSTFNETKADISESNHLTSFIFATLLGIHVLRDTLAKNHDTLVAFISAFVAYIRLHRGVRAVTNKYWGSILQSELKPLLYIVDWTERAHELEPGTDTAGMRDFLQSAPGLSSVSLEACLSALKWVQWVLDTIKMEPTRFDLAVHATMAWPLLVPDEYVDALYQHRPEAFAVLSYYAAIVHRYREFWVFRGAGLTLMELIARHVGPFWCEAMSWPQSQLVEEE, encoded by the coding sequence ATGGACACGACGGAGCAGCCGACCCAGCGCCACAATGACACCCGACGCACCCACCGCAAATCAAGAAACGGCTGCCTCACGTGCAAGCAACGCCGCGTCAAATGCGACGAGGGCCGTCCCAGATGCTCCAAGTGCACAATCGGTGACCGGCAATGCTCGTATCGGAATCAGAAACCCGAGACTACGACATCACGTGGCTCAGAAACCCCAGACACTGCGACCTTAACCTTGACCACGCCCCGTGGCTCAAAACCCCCCGAGCCACGGGCCAAGTCTGGGGCATTCACTGCCATGGATCTAGGCTTCCTTCACCATGCGGAATGCAACCTGGCCGAGTTCATGGCTCTTCAGTGCGATGTGAGGCCAATCATTACGCTCGCCGTCGACAACGCCCTGACAGCACCCTATCTCCTCGACCAGTTGCTTGCCCTCTCAGCCCTCCATCAATCAGTATCTGATCCCTCTATGGCCTCAGTTTACGATCAACAAGCTACAGAACTGCAGACACGCGCCCTGTCCACCTtcaacgagaccaaggctGACATCTCCGAGAGCAATCACTTAACCTCATTCATCTTTGCAACCCTACTTGGCATCCACGTGCTCCGCGATACCCTTGCTAAGAACCACGACACACTCGTTGCCTTCATCAGCGCCTTCGTGGCCTATATCCGCCTCCATCGTGGAGTACGTGCCGTCACCAATAAATATTGGGGATCGATCCTTCAGTCGGAGTTGAAGCCTCTACTGTACATCGTCGACTGGACCGAAAGAGCCCACGAGCTCGAACCTGGAACCGACACGGCCGGGATGCGAGACTTTCTACAATCAGCCCCCGGTTTATCATCTGTATCCCTGGAGGCTTGCCTGTCTGCCCTCAAATGGGTTCAGTGGGTGCTGGACACGATCAAGATGGAACCCACGAGGTTCGACCTGGCCGTTCATGCCACCATGGCCTGGCCACTCCTAGTTCCGGACGAGTACGTCGACGCTCTCTACCAGCACCGCCCAGAAGCCTTTGCTGTACTCAGCTACTATGCCGCTATCGTTCATCGGTACCGGGAGTTCTGGGTCTTTCGGGGTGCCGGGTTGACATTGATGGAACTAATTGCGCGCCATGTTGGTCCTTTTTGGTGCGAGGCTATGTCTTGGCCACAAAGTCAGCTAGTAGAAGAAGAGTAG
- a CDS encoding FAD-binding PCMH-type domain-containing protein, with protein sequence MLSITGLLASTLICVALADPRCKNHPLDANWPSIDDWNTLNRSTNGALIRTNPVTSSCFNNNSAVSCDHVQENWFYSDFHSSLPESIGYPYWANRSCVPPNDYAYDETLGCELGGLPAYIINATTADQVAVATRWASQRNMRIVVKGTGHDLNGRSSGAHSLSIWTYHLRNLDFDTHWTHPLSNKNENAVILGSGNTWGEVLAAAAKTGRTVISGQDGTVGLGGFIGGGGHGPLSSHYGLSADHVLQATVVTTEGEILVANDAQNQDLLWAIRGGGPGLYGIVVEYVLRTVPLPNNVVMSTLSMSIIQNQTAAAAQDSWTAFASFVSSVPDLMHAGITGYGFGVTQENMGIELTMTLWSYNTTAAAFKPLLESARQNMLANVASQDTSVEVSEPTVLPTYLSLFDVLNPSRSRCGDISLTSSRLLGRRHLSGIPLDELRTHLQKISKAQVEGRQTRLVLGLQGGLGPRSVQNEMRGALNPAWRSAYLHLMATGVNIDTTILSPQNALAAAAAWAEDNKEAVWREWAPDTGAYINEANPFARNFQQDFYGDNYERLVQIKEKYDPTASLYALSGIGSHDWDYNLDSGLLCRV encoded by the exons atgctAAGTATTACGGGACTTCTTGCCAGTACCCTCATCTGCGTCGCCCTGGCGGACCCAAGATGCAAGAATCATCCACTCGACGCCAACTGGCCCAGTATCGACGACTGGAACACCCTCAACCGGTCAACAAACGGGGCCTTGATCAGGACCAACCCAGTCACATCTTCGTGCTTCAACAACAATTCGGCCGTCAGCTGCGACCATGTCCAGGAGAACTGGTTCTATTCCGACTTTCACTCTTCCCTTCCCGAGTCGATTGGCTATCCGTACTGGGCCAATAGGTCGTGTGTGCCCCCAAACGACTACGCCTACGACGAGACGCTTGGCTGTGAATTGGGCGGTCTGCCGGCGTACATCATCAATGCTACGACGGCTGATCAGGTTGCAGTCGCTACCAGATGGGCCAGCCAGCGAAACATGCGAATTGTTGTCAAAGGCACCGGCCACGATCTGAACGGCAG ATCCAGCGGTGCCCACTCGTTGTCCATCTGGACGTATCACCTGCGCAACCTCGACTTCGATACGCACTGGACGCATCCATTGAGTAACAAGAACGAGAATGCTGTCATTTTGGGCAGTGGCAATACCTGGGGCGAGGTGCTGGCAGCCGCAGCAAAGACCGGGAGGACCGTCATCAGTGGGCAAGACGGTACAGTCGGCCTCGGAGGCTTCATTGGAGGCGGGGGCCATGGTCCCCTATCGAGCCACTACGGTCTTTCAGCCGATCACGTTCTGCAGGCAACCGTAGTCACCACTGAGGGCGAGATCCTCGTAGCCAACGATGCCCAGAACCAAGACCTGTTGTGGGCCATCCGGGGCGGCGGGCCAGGTCTGTACGGCATCGTGGTCGAGTATGTGTTGCGGACTGTGCCTCTTCCTAACAATGTGGTGATGAGCACTCTCTCCATGTCCATCATCCAGAACCAGACGGCTGCGGCCGCTCAAGACTCGTGGACCGCGTTTGCCAGCTTCGTAAGCTCAGTCCCGGATCTAATGCATGCTGGTATAACAGGATACGGCTTTGGGGTAACACAAGAGAACATGGGCATCGAGCTGACCATGACACTCTGGAGCTACAACACTACCGCGGCCGCATTTAAACCACTTTTGGAATCTGCGCGACAAAACATGCTTGCCAACGTTGCAAGCCAGGATACATCAGTCGAAGTCTCGGAACCTACTGTGCTGCCAACATACCTGTCCCTCTTTGACGTTTTGAATCCGTCTCGCAGCCGCTGCGGAGACATCAGTCTGACCTCTAGCCGCCTGCTAGGCCGCCGTCACCTGTCGGGCATTCCTTTGGACGAATTACGAACCCACCTCCAAAAGATATCAAAAGCCCAGGTCGAAGGGCGACAGACCAGACTGGTCTTGGGCCTCCAAGGTGGTCTGGGGCCCAGAAGTGTCCAGAACGAGATGCGAGGCGCCCTAAATCCGGCATGGCGAAGCGCTTACCTACATCTCATGGCCACTGGCGTCAATATTGACACTACGATATTGTCGCCTCAAAatgccctcgccgccgccgccgcgtGGGCAGAGGACAACAAGGAGGCTGTCTGGCGAGAGTGGGCGCCAGACACGGGTGCATACATTAACGAGGCCAACCCATTCGCGAGAAATTTCCAGCAGGACTTCTATGGAGACAACTACGAGCGTCTAGtgcagatcaaggagaagtaTGACCCCACCGCCAGCTTATATGCTCTTTCAGGTATTGGAAGCCATGATTGGGACTATAACCTGGATAGTGGACTTCTTTGTCGCGTATGA